In Harmonia axyridis chromosome X, icHarAxyr1.1, whole genome shotgun sequence, a single window of DNA contains:
- the LOC123686315 gene encoding translocon-associated protein subunit beta-like, protein MIKSTIYLIFVLLAAVCGESEEESGPKLLVSKQILNKYLVETKDIEIKYSIYNIGNAAAVAVTLTDNAFHPDVFDVAGGHLFAEFSRIPPQSNVSHVVVVRPKSYGYFNFTSAEVRYKSSEDASTVQISHSSEPGEGGIIAFRDYDKKFSSHCWDWLAFALMTTPSLVIPLALWYSSKSKYEKLAKTNKKQH, encoded by the exons ATGATTAAGTCTACTATTTACTTAATTTTTGTATTACTTGCTGCCGTATGTGGTGAGAGTGAGGAGGAAAGTGGTCCAAAACTCTTAGTTTCCAAGCAAATTCTCAACAAGTACCTAGTAGAAACAAAGGATATAGAAATAAAATACTCAATATACAACATAGGAAATGCTGCTGCTGTAGCAGTTACACTAACTGATAATGCTTTCCATCCAGATGTATTTGATGTAGCTGGCGGTCATCTATTTGCAGAATTCTCTAGAATACCTCCGCAATCTAATGTATCCCATGTAGTTGTAGTAAGGCCTAAGAGCTatggttatttcaattttacCAGTGCTGAAGTCAGATATAAGTCTTCAGAAGATGCTTCCACT GTTCAAATTTCCCACAGCAGTGAACCTGGAGAAGGTGGCATCATTGCTTTCAGGGATTATGACAAGAAATTCTCTTCTCACTGCTGGGACTGGTTAGCTTTTGCTTTAATGACAACACCATCTTTGGTTATACCACTTGCATTATGGTACAGCAGCAAGAGTAAATACGAAAAATTGGCCAAAACGAACAAGAAGCAGCACTGA
- the LOC123686314 gene encoding uncharacterized protein C31H12.03c produces MGLTTNEISKLKVPELKKELKQRGLNTTGNKNELVERLQEALKSPEMSTGSLESDILEDDLLNDDDDEHHNTSETVLDSDVEKALEESSLTLPSLTSESLTSENSNGIEKKPKKIKLQRDIPLLEETVPHVKPLIINTPPKLIKLSGLSFKERLELRAKKFGVEPPGSAKLLARAERFGALENSSEPSEMEKLKKRAERFGGSVAKTMTKIEMKEKLEARKARFAASKE; encoded by the coding sequence ATGGGTTTAACTACCAATGAGATTTCCAAATTGAAGGTaccagaattgaaaaaagagTTGAAGCAACGGGGTTTAAACACGACTGGAAATAAAAACGAATTAGTTGAGCGGTTACAAGAAGCTTTAAAATCGCCCGAAATGAGCACTGGATCTTTGGAGTCGGACATCTTAGAAGATGACCTCcttaatgatgatgatgatgaacacCATAATACAAGTGAAACAGTATTAGATTCTGATGTAGAAAAAGCTTTGGAAGAATCTTCACTTACCCTTCCCAGCCTCACAAGTGAAAGTCTTACAAGTGAAAATTCCAATGGTATtgagaaaaaaccaaaaaaaatcaaactccaGAGGGATATTCCACTACTAGAGGAAACAGTACCACATGTTAAACCTCTTATAATTAATACTCCACCTAAACTCATCAAACTGTCTGGATTAAGTTTTAAGGAGAGATTAGAACTGCGAGCAAAAAAATTTGGTGTTGAACCCCCTGGATCTGCTAAACTTCTTGCCAGGGCTGAAAGGTTTGGTGCTCTGGAAAATTCGTCAGAACCAAGTGAAATGGAGAAACTTAAAAAAAGAGCTGAACGATTTGGTGGATCTGTTGCCAAAACAATGACGAAaatagaaatgaaagaaaaattagaAGCTCGAAAAGCTAGGTTTGCTGCTAGTAAGGAGTGA